From one Rhopalosiphum padi isolate XX-2018 chromosome 2, ASM2088224v1, whole genome shotgun sequence genomic stretch:
- the LOC132920564 gene encoding zinc finger MYM-type protein 1-like isoform X2, whose product MLNQGTQIQMNPDYSNLNSSEQYKPTKSSGYIETENTDDELDMLNQDTQIQMNPDYSNINSSEQHNPMKSSGNIVTENTDDKLEMLNQDTQIQIYPDYSNVNSSEQHKLTKSSGYIKTENSISEINTDILSSKNNETADVLFEPTDIPRCDPALWKINEFTIEYICINGFSQDLNDLNFTKSKRAYTKLHNKTTKTYYRFCNKNYWNTRLTNGDSIKRNFIAYSERFSNWKRAEELISQHENSLKHRSNILAMKNRGQTHQRIDQQIIQQIENERMYWINVLKRVVAIVKTLASRGLAFRGHTSKIGCPRNGNFMMALELLAEFDPFISNHISKNGNPGKGHTSYLSYYIYEQFILLMSKKVENTIIQDVNTSRYFSISVDSTPDITHTDQLSLVVRFVDESGNVFERFLCFMNNVGHKSEDMAEAVITILNKYNLNLNYLRGQSYDNASNMSGSYSGLQARIKLINPLAKFVPCSAHSLNLVGQNAASCCNEAIHFFNFLQNLYTFFSASTYRWQILNSSIKRLSDTRWSTRDDACYSLNKNWSSIENALIKIGENEKEKPAIRCEANGILKNT is encoded by the exons ATGTTAAACCAAGGTACACAAATACAAATGAACCcagattattcaaatttaaacagtTCTGAACAATACAAACCTACAAAAAGTAGTGGTTATATTGAGacagaaa atacagATGATGAACTAGATATGTTAAACCAAGATACACAAATACAAATGAACCcagattattcaaatataaacagTTCTGAACAGCACAATCCTATGAAAAGTAGTGGAAATATTGTGAcagaaa atacagATGATAAACTAGAGATGTTAAATCAAGatacacaaatacaaatatacccAGATTATTCAAATGTAAACAGTTCTGAACAACACAAACTTACAAAAAGTAGTGGTTATATTAAGAcagaaa atagtaTTTCTGAGATAAATACTGATATATTGTCATCTAAGAATAATGAAACTGCTGATGTTTTGTTTGAGCCTACTGATATTCCtcg atGTGATCCTGCTTTATGGAAAATAAACGAGTTCactatagaatatatttgtattaatggaTTTTCTCaagatttaaatgatttaaattttaccaaGTCTAAACGAGCATATACAAAACTTCACAATAAAACTACCAAAACCTACTATAG attttgcaATAAAAACTATTGGAATACAAGACTAACTAATGGTGATTCAATTAAACGTAATTTCATTGCATACTCAGAAA GATTTTCAAACTGGAAAAGAGCTGAAGAGCTCATATCACAACAtgaaaattctttaaaacatCGTTCAAATATTCTAGCAATGAAAAATCGAGGACAAACACATCAAAGAATTGatcaacaaataatacaacaaattgAAAATGAACGTATGTATTGGatcaatgttttaaaaagaGTTGTGGCAATTGTTAAAACATTGGCATCAAGAGGTTTAGCATTCAGAGGACATACTTCAAAAATTGGATGTCCACGTAATGGAAATTTTATGATGGCACTTGAGTTATTAGCTGAATTTGACCCTTTTATATCAAACCATATTTCCAAAAATGGTAATCCCGGTAAAGGTCATActtcatatttatcatattatatttatgagcaatttattttattaatgtctaaaaaagtagaaaatactattattcaaGATGTCAATACTTcacgatatttttcaattagtgTTGATTCAACGCCAGATATTACCCACACTGATCAACTTTCTTTAGTTGTACGATTTGTTGATGAGAGTGGTAATGTATTTGagcgttttttatgttttatgaataATGTTGGACATAAATCAGAAGATATGGCTGAAGCAGTGATAACAATTCTGAATAAGTACAATTTGAATCTTAACTATTTAAGAGGGCAGTCATATGACAATGCGAGTAACATGTCGGGTAGTTACTCTGGATTACAAGCTAGAATAAAACTGATAAATCCATTGGCCAAGTTTGTTCCCTGCTCGGCTCATTCATTAAATTTAGTGGGACAAAATGCTGCCAGCTGTTGTAATGAagctattcatttttttaactttcttcAAAACTTGTACACATTCTTTTCAGCATCAACTTACCGATGGCAgattttaaattcttcaatCAAGAGATTATCAGATACAAGGTGGTCTACAAGAGATGATGCatgttattcattaaataaaaattggtcaTCTATTGAAAATGCTTTAATTAAGATTGgagaaaatgaaaaagaaaaaccaGCTATTCGATGTGAAGCAAATGGTATACtcaaaaatacttaa
- the LOC132920564 gene encoding zinc finger MYM-type protein 1-like isoform X1, giving the protein MLNQGTQIQMNPDYSNLNSSEQYKPTKSSGYIETENTDDELDMLNQDTQIQMNPDYSNINSSEQHNPMKSSGNIVTENTDDKLEMLNQDTQIQIYPDYSNVNSSEQHKLTKSSGYIKTENSISEINTDILSSKNNETADVLFEPTDIPRCDPALWKINEFTIEYICINGFSQDLNDLNFTKSKRAYTKLHNKTTKTYYRFCNKNYWNTRLTNGDSIKRNFIAYSESKGVIYCIPCLLFGNINSSSFASKGFSNWKRAEELISQHENSLKHRSNILAMKNRGQTHQRIDQQIIQQIENERMYWINVLKRVVAIVKTLASRGLAFRGHTSKIGCPRNGNFMMALELLAEFDPFISNHISKNGNPGKGHTSYLSYYIYEQFILLMSKKVENTIIQDVNTSRYFSISVDSTPDITHTDQLSLVVRFVDESGNVFERFLCFMNNVGHKSEDMAEAVITILNKYNLNLNYLRGQSYDNASNMSGSYSGLQARIKLINPLAKFVPCSAHSLNLVGQNAASCCNEAIHFFNFLQNLYTFFSASTYRWQILNSSIKRLSDTRWSTRDDACYSLNKNWSSIENALIKIGENEKEKPAIRCEANGILKNT; this is encoded by the exons ATGTTAAACCAAGGTACACAAATACAAATGAACCcagattattcaaatttaaacagtTCTGAACAATACAAACCTACAAAAAGTAGTGGTTATATTGAGacagaaa atacagATGATGAACTAGATATGTTAAACCAAGATACACAAATACAAATGAACCcagattattcaaatataaacagTTCTGAACAGCACAATCCTATGAAAAGTAGTGGAAATATTGTGAcagaaa atacagATGATAAACTAGAGATGTTAAATCAAGatacacaaatacaaatatacccAGATTATTCAAATGTAAACAGTTCTGAACAACACAAACTTACAAAAAGTAGTGGTTATATTAAGAcagaaa atagtaTTTCTGAGATAAATACTGATATATTGTCATCTAAGAATAATGAAACTGCTGATGTTTTGTTTGAGCCTACTGATATTCCtcg atGTGATCCTGCTTTATGGAAAATAAACGAGTTCactatagaatatatttgtattaatggaTTTTCTCaagatttaaatgatttaaattttaccaaGTCTAAACGAGCATATACAAAACTTCACAATAAAACTACCAAAACCTACTATAG attttgcaATAAAAACTATTGGAATACAAGACTAACTAATGGTGATTCAATTAAACGTAATTTCATTGCATACTCAGAAAGTAAGGGTGTAATTTACTGTATCCCATGCTTGTTGTTTGGCAACATAAATTCATCTTCATTTGCTTCAAAAGGATTTTCAAACTGGAAAAGAGCTGAAGAGCTCATATCACAACAtgaaaattctttaaaacatCGTTCAAATATTCTAGCAATGAAAAATCGAGGACAAACACATCAAAGAATTGatcaacaaataatacaacaaattgAAAATGAACGTATGTATTGGatcaatgttttaaaaagaGTTGTGGCAATTGTTAAAACATTGGCATCAAGAGGTTTAGCATTCAGAGGACATACTTCAAAAATTGGATGTCCACGTAATGGAAATTTTATGATGGCACTTGAGTTATTAGCTGAATTTGACCCTTTTATATCAAACCATATTTCCAAAAATGGTAATCCCGGTAAAGGTCATActtcatatttatcatattatatttatgagcaatttattttattaatgtctaaaaaagtagaaaatactattattcaaGATGTCAATACTTcacgatatttttcaattagtgTTGATTCAACGCCAGATATTACCCACACTGATCAACTTTCTTTAGTTGTACGATTTGTTGATGAGAGTGGTAATGTATTTGagcgttttttatgttttatgaataATGTTGGACATAAATCAGAAGATATGGCTGAAGCAGTGATAACAATTCTGAATAAGTACAATTTGAATCTTAACTATTTAAGAGGGCAGTCATATGACAATGCGAGTAACATGTCGGGTAGTTACTCTGGATTACAAGCTAGAATAAAACTGATAAATCCATTGGCCAAGTTTGTTCCCTGCTCGGCTCATTCATTAAATTTAGTGGGACAAAATGCTGCCAGCTGTTGTAATGAagctattcatttttttaactttcttcAAAACTTGTACACATTCTTTTCAGCATCAACTTACCGATGGCAgattttaaattcttcaatCAAGAGATTATCAGATACAAGGTGGTCTACAAGAGATGATGCatgttattcattaaataaaaattggtcaTCTATTGAAAATGCTTTAATTAAGATTGgagaaaatgaaaaagaaaaaccaGCTATTCGATGTGAAGCAAATGGTATACtcaaaaatacttaa